Sequence from the Leptolyngbyaceae cyanobacterium genome:
GCTTGGGCTAGTTGCTGGTAACTGCTGGCGGGGGTTGTATCAAAATCGGTCATGCTAATAATTTCAACCGCATTGTCGGCTACTATTTTAAAGCCGGAAGCTTACAGTAAGTTATCTTTTGCAATTAGGAAATGAACTAACTGGGTAATAAAAGCTTTCACGGAACTTACTAAACGATAGTTTTTGCGGATTATATCTAGTACCAATTCCTTGAAATAATTTGGTTGGTAGCACGAGTATTTCCTTCAACCTAAAAGTGAATGAGAAATCCATCATAAGGACGTGCGATCGTCGGATTTTAAAATTCGACAATTGATGAAGAGAGATCGCATCTCTTTAAAATCCGACAATAACAGAGTGTCCAAACTGTCGTATATTAAAATTCGACAGCGCAACCAAACTTATGCCGAAACAAAAAATTGTCATTGGAATTTTAGCGAATGCAGGTGGAGTAGGCAAAACAACCCTAGCCGTCCATCTGGCTTACGAGATATGCAAGCGAGGTCAGACAGTAGCATTAATCGACCTCGACCCCCAACGAGCATTAGATGTATTCTGCGGTTTACCTTCAGCGGAAGCAGAAAATTCCGTAGTGCGAGTTCTCGAAAAAGACTTTGACGGCAATTGGCCATTAGTTCCCGCTTGGTCAAATCCCGACATCGAAGTTTGCCAGGGTCATCCGAGCATGGCACAAATAGCGAATGACTTAGTGATTCGTCGTCGGGGTGAATATGTTTTGGCAGACCGCTTAAAAAGCCATCCTTTACGTCACGATGTAATTATCCTGGATTGTCCTGCCACAATCGGAATAATCTGTGAAAATGCCATTGCCGCTAGTACGGGACTGTTAGTTCCCATTCAATTAGAGATGAAATCGGTTTCGGGAGTAGCTGACTTGGTAGAATGGCTGATTGGAATTGCTGACGATTTAATGCTCGACCCTCACCCGCCAATTTTAGGGCTAATACCCAGTTTGTATGACAATACTCGTGCCATCCACCGTCAGTATTTACAGCAATTACCAGAAGTAGCCGAACAACTAAGAGTAAAACTATATCCTCAAATTCGAGATTCATCCGAATTTAAGAATGCTTCTGCCAATGGCTTACCCATACAAAAATATCGACCAGCACATCCCGCTTGTAAGGATTTCAAAACCATTGCTGACGATATCGTTACTTTAGTAAGGAAAGGAAAACTATAATGGCAAAGCTTCCCAAAATCAGCGAACGTTTTACTAGCGCAATTCAAGCAACTGACCAAGCACAACGAATTGCTGAATTACAAGCAGAAGTAGAAAGACTAA
This genomic interval carries:
- a CDS encoding ParA family protein gives rise to the protein MPKQKIVIGILANAGGVGKTTLAVHLAYEICKRGQTVALIDLDPQRALDVFCGLPSAEAENSVVRVLEKDFDGNWPLVPAWSNPDIEVCQGHPSMAQIANDLVIRRRGEYVLADRLKSHPLRHDVIILDCPATIGIICENAIAASTGLLVPIQLEMKSVSGVADLVEWLIGIADDLMLDPHPPILGLIPSLYDNTRAIHRQYLQQLPEVAEQLRVKLYPQIRDSSEFKNASANGLPIQKYRPAHPACKDFKTIADDIVTLVRKGKL